The following coding sequences are from one Comamonas koreensis window:
- the dprA gene encoding DNA-processing protein DprA — MTEQELHDWLRLSATPGLGNTTIRRLLARFGLPADVLAQTSAALESCITPAQAWALHHPSPELQALQAATWAWLTSAPAPLQRHVLTLGDADYPASLLETADPPVLLYITGHARWFGAQGLAWPHRALAVVGSRNPTPQGALHARAFAQTLARQGVTVVSGLALGIDAAAHAGALEAATDTQPATIAVIGTGIDRVYPRANHQLAAQIAEQGWIVSEYHLGTPPLAQNFPKRNRLIAGLASGTLVVEAATASGSLVTARLASEQGREVFAIPGSIHAPQSKGCHALIRQGAKLVESVEDILEELPALGGAAARAPAAEPAPAAAPGAAASNDQHEDQGLLQALGFDPVDLDSLCSRTGIDIASLQIQLLELELQGQVARLPGGLFQRLAAG; from the coding sequence ATGACCGAACAAGAGCTGCATGACTGGTTGCGCTTGAGCGCCACGCCCGGCCTGGGCAATACCACCATCCGGCGGCTGCTGGCGCGCTTTGGGCTGCCCGCTGACGTGCTGGCCCAGACCAGCGCCGCGTTGGAGAGTTGCATCACGCCCGCGCAAGCCTGGGCGCTGCACCACCCCAGCCCCGAGCTGCAAGCGCTGCAGGCGGCCACCTGGGCCTGGCTGACCAGCGCGCCCGCCCCTTTGCAGCGCCATGTACTGACCCTGGGCGACGCCGATTACCCGGCGTCCTTGCTCGAAACCGCAGACCCGCCAGTGCTGCTCTACATCACCGGCCATGCCCGCTGGTTTGGCGCCCAAGGCCTGGCCTGGCCGCACCGGGCGCTGGCCGTGGTCGGCAGCCGCAATCCCACGCCCCAGGGTGCGCTCCATGCCCGCGCTTTTGCGCAGACCCTCGCGCGCCAGGGCGTGACCGTCGTCTCCGGCCTGGCGCTGGGCATCGATGCCGCCGCCCATGCCGGCGCGCTGGAGGCCGCAACAGATACGCAGCCCGCCACCATCGCCGTGATCGGCACCGGCATCGACCGGGTCTACCCCCGGGCCAACCACCAATTGGCCGCGCAGATTGCCGAGCAGGGCTGGATCGTCAGCGAATACCACCTGGGCACGCCCCCGCTGGCGCAGAACTTTCCCAAACGCAACCGGCTGATCGCCGGCCTGGCCAGTGGCACCTTGGTGGTCGAGGCGGCGACCGCCTCCGGCTCCCTGGTCACCGCCCGGCTGGCCAGCGAGCAGGGGCGCGAGGTCTTCGCCATCCCCGGCTCCATCCATGCGCCGCAAAGCAAAGGCTGCCATGCGCTGATCCGCCAGGGCGCCAAGCTGGTGGAATCGGTGGAAGATATTCTGGAAGAGCTGCCGGCGCTGGGCGGTGCAGCCGCGCGGGCGCCAGCTGCAGAGCCCGCTCCAGCGGCTGCGCCTGGCGCAGCGGCCAGCAACGATCAGCATGAAGACCAGGGTTTGCTGCAGGCGCTGGGCTTTGACCCGGTCGATCTGGACAGTCTGTGCAGCCGCACCGGCATCGACATCGCCAGCCTGCAGATCCAGCTGCTGGAGCTCGAACTCCAAGGCCAGGTGGCGCGCCTGCCCGGCGGCTTGTTCCAGCGCCTGGCGGCAGGCTAG
- a CDS encoding LysM peptidoglycan-binding domain-containing protein, translating to MRASTTPLFHQLRSSAVAVACMACAGMSAWAATPAAQLPVTAQQRSTAQQVAAQGIPEADLVANAPESYVVKRGDTLWDISRIYLQQPWRWPALWGMNLQSIANPHLIYPGQTLYLERRNGMARLVTSRSGEDEVIRISPRVRSESLSGTALPAVNQRLIEAFLVEPEVLAAGESEKAPRLVGAAQERALLSPGDRVYGRSADQSLETGQERQYYRVFRNAVPMVDPETNAVLGYEAQYLGKVQVMAGERKETTLDAKGHAHTDPVPASLDITSVKEEIRIGDKLLPMPRATVTSYVPHAPDEHLQGSVVSIYGSNSVAYASRNNVIAINRGQADGVELGHVFRLMTRGARIKDKTDSDQTVIKLPNEANGLAMVFRTFDKVSYALILEAKEGVKVGDSLISPDYRP from the coding sequence ATGCGAGCATCCACCACGCCCCTGTTCCACCAGCTGCGCAGCAGCGCCGTTGCAGTCGCCTGCATGGCCTGCGCCGGCATGAGTGCCTGGGCCGCCACCCCGGCCGCGCAGTTGCCGGTGACCGCGCAGCAACGCAGCACCGCCCAGCAAGTGGCGGCGCAGGGCATCCCCGAGGCCGACCTGGTCGCCAATGCACCCGAGAGCTACGTGGTCAAGCGGGGCGATACGCTCTGGGATATCTCGCGCATCTACCTGCAGCAGCCCTGGCGCTGGCCGGCGCTGTGGGGCATGAACCTGCAGTCCATCGCCAACCCGCACCTGATCTACCCCGGCCAGACCCTGTACCTGGAGCGCCGCAATGGCATGGCGCGCCTGGTCACCTCGCGCTCGGGTGAGGACGAGGTCATCCGCATCTCGCCGCGCGTGCGCAGCGAGAGCCTCTCGGGCACCGCACTGCCCGCCGTCAACCAGCGCCTCATCGAGGCTTTCCTGGTCGAGCCCGAAGTGCTGGCCGCTGGCGAGAGCGAAAAAGCCCCGCGCCTGGTCGGTGCCGCACAAGAGCGCGCCCTGCTGTCGCCCGGCGACCGCGTCTATGGCCGCTCGGCCGACCAGTCGCTGGAAACAGGCCAGGAGCGCCAGTACTACCGTGTGTTCCGCAATGCCGTGCCGATGGTCGACCCCGAAACCAACGCCGTGCTGGGCTACGAAGCCCAGTACCTGGGCAAGGTGCAGGTGATGGCCGGTGAGCGCAAGGAGACGACGCTCGATGCCAAGGGCCATGCCCACACCGATCCGGTGCCAGCATCGCTGGACATCACGTCGGTGAAGGAAGAAATCCGCATCGGCGACAAGCTGCTGCCGATGCCGCGCGCCACCGTCACCAGCTATGTGCCGCATGCGCCCGATGAGCACCTGCAAGGCAGCGTCGTGTCCATCTACGGCAGCAACAGCGTGGCCTATGCATCGCGCAACAACGTGATCGCCATCAACCGGGGCCAGGCCGACGGTGTCGAGCTCGGCCATGTCTTCCGCCTGATGACGCGCGGCGCGCGCATCAAGGACAAGACCGACAGCGACCAGACCGTCATCAAGCTGCCCAACGAGGCCAATGGCCTGGCCATGGTGTTCCGCACGTTCGACAAGGTGTCCTACGCGCTGATTCTGGAAGCGAAGGAAGGCGTGAAGGTAGGCGACTCGCTGATCTCGCCCGACTACCGCCCCTGA
- the def gene encoding peptide deformylase, translating into MSILPILCYPDPRLHKVAKPVAVVDDRIRTLVQDMLATMYDASGIGLAATQIDVHERVVVIDVSEERNEPMAIINPEILWASDEKQVGDEGCLSVPGIYDGVERSVAVKIRALDENGNSREIDAEGLLAICIQHEMDHLLGKVFVEYLSPLKRNRIKSKLVKQQKRELADAKG; encoded by the coding sequence ATGTCTATCCTCCCGATTCTCTGCTACCCCGATCCCCGTCTGCACAAGGTCGCCAAGCCCGTGGCCGTGGTCGATGACCGCATCCGTACCTTGGTCCAGGACATGCTGGCCACCATGTACGACGCCAGCGGTATCGGCCTGGCAGCCACGCAGATCGACGTGCACGAGCGCGTGGTGGTGATCGACGTCTCTGAAGAGCGCAATGAGCCCATGGCCATCATCAACCCGGAAATCCTCTGGGCCAGCGATGAAAAGCAGGTGGGTGACGAAGGCTGCCTGTCTGTGCCCGGCATTTACGACGGTGTCGAGCGCTCGGTGGCGGTCAAGATCCGGGCACTCGACGAGAACGGCAACAGCCGCGAGATCGACGCCGAAGGCCTGCTGGCCATCTGCATCCAGCATGAGATGGACCACCTGCTGGGCAAGGTGTTTGTCGAGTACCTCTCGCCCCTCAAGCGCAACCGCATCAAGTCCAAGCTGGTCAAGCAGCAAAAGCGCGAACTGGCCGACGCCAAGGGCTGA
- the fmt gene encoding methionyl-tRNA formyltransferase — protein sequence MKVVFAGTPEFARVALEQLLAAGHEVPLVLTQPDRPAGRGMKLQASPVKQCALAHGIAVSQPLSLRLDGKYPQEAAAARAALLAAQPDVMVVAAYGLILPQWVLDLPAKGCLNIHASLLPRWRGAAPIHRAIEAGDAQTGVTIMQMDAGLDTGDMCLVEALDIAADDTTASLHDKLAEMGGRMLVQALALSAEGRLQRAPQPAEGITYAHKIEKAESTIDWAQSAVQIDRRVRAFNPFPAASTRMGEEVVKIWAAQPERHSPAGAVPGQVLAADGQGIVVACGEGALRISALQRPGGKRLQAADFLRGHALQPGQVLGDDRLSVAAP from the coding sequence ATGAAAGTAGTTTTTGCCGGCACGCCGGAATTTGCCCGTGTGGCTCTCGAGCAGTTGCTGGCCGCCGGTCACGAAGTGCCGCTGGTGCTGACCCAGCCGGACCGGCCCGCCGGCCGGGGCATGAAGCTGCAGGCCTCTCCGGTCAAGCAATGCGCGCTGGCGCACGGCATTGCAGTCAGCCAGCCGCTCAGCCTTCGGCTCGATGGCAAATACCCGCAAGAAGCGGCTGCCGCACGCGCGGCGCTGCTGGCGGCCCAGCCCGATGTGATGGTCGTCGCCGCCTACGGTTTGATCCTGCCGCAATGGGTGCTGGACTTGCCTGCCAAGGGCTGCCTCAACATCCACGCCAGCCTGCTGCCGCGCTGGCGCGGCGCCGCGCCCATCCACCGCGCGATCGAGGCGGGCGATGCCCAGACCGGCGTGACCATCATGCAGATGGACGCGGGCCTCGATACCGGTGATATGTGCCTGGTCGAAGCGCTGGACATTGCCGCCGATGACACCACCGCCAGCCTGCACGACAAGCTGGCCGAGATGGGCGGGCGCATGCTGGTGCAGGCGCTGGCCTTGAGCGCCGAGGGCCGTTTGCAGCGCGCGCCGCAGCCGGCAGAAGGCATCACCTACGCGCACAAGATCGAGAAGGCCGAAAGCACCATCGACTGGGCGCAGAGCGCTGTGCAGATCGATCGGCGCGTGCGCGCCTTCAATCCCTTCCCGGCCGCCTCGACCCGCATGGGCGAGGAGGTGGTCAAGATTTGGGCAGCGCAGCCCGAGCGGCATTCGCCCGCCGGTGCCGTTCCCGGCCAGGTGCTGGCGGCCGACGGCCAGGGCATTGTGGTGGCCTGCGGCGAGGGTGCCTTGCGCATCAGCGCGCTGCAGCGGCCCGGTGGCAAGCGGCTGCAGGCGGCCGATTTTCTGCGCGGCCATGCGCTGCAGCCCGGCCAGGTGCTGGGTGACGACAGGCTCTCCGTGGCGGCTCCATGA
- a CDS encoding AzlC family ABC transporter permease: MSLHHRRRAIDHPSFRAGVVDMSGTAVGIAAWALVTGVAMVKAGISAPMAIFMSLVVYAGSAQLAVLPLMAMGSPMWVVWFTAACVNLRFVILSSMWRSYFAHLPLWHRLCIGYFSGDVIFVAFMRRYTAPVAKPQQVYYFWGASSLNFVTWQGFSIAGILLANVVPLEWGLGFAGVLALLGVLYSMLIDRATKVAALVAATAAIAAYGIPLKLNILVAIACAVTIGLLVEAVDQRGRKPKIVVVAKNKPLPSPGPEQPDDGTTAVPVREEHVR, encoded by the coding sequence ATGAGCCTGCACCACCGGCGCCGCGCCATCGACCACCCCAGTTTCCGTGCCGGCGTGGTCGACATGTCGGGCACGGCCGTGGGCATTGCCGCCTGGGCGCTGGTCACCGGTGTGGCCATGGTCAAGGCGGGAATCTCCGCCCCCATGGCCATCTTCATGTCGCTGGTGGTCTATGCCGGCAGCGCCCAACTGGCGGTGCTGCCGCTGATGGCGATGGGCTCGCCGATGTGGGTGGTCTGGTTCACCGCCGCCTGCGTGAACCTGCGCTTTGTCATTCTGTCGAGCATGTGGCGCAGCTATTTTGCGCACCTGCCGCTGTGGCACCGGCTCTGCATTGGTTACTTCAGCGGTGATGTGATCTTTGTGGCCTTCATGCGCCGCTACACCGCGCCGGTGGCCAAGCCCCAGCAGGTCTACTACTTCTGGGGCGCCTCGTCGCTGAACTTTGTGACCTGGCAGGGCTTCTCGATTGCCGGCATCTTGCTGGCCAACGTGGTACCGCTGGAATGGGGCCTGGGCTTTGCCGGCGTGCTGGCGCTGCTGGGTGTGCTCTATTCGATGCTGATCGACCGCGCCACCAAGGTCGCGGCGCTGGTGGCGGCCACGGCGGCGATTGCGGCTTATGGCATTCCGCTCAAGCTCAATATCCTGGTGGCGATTGCCTGCGCGGTCACCATCGGCCTCCTGGTCGAGGCGGTGGACCAGCGCGGGCGCAAGCCCAAGATCGTGGTGGTGGCCAAGAACAAACCGCTGCCATCGCCCGGGCCCGAGCAGCCCGACGATGGCACCACGGCGGTGCCCGTGCGTGAGGAGCATGTGCGATGA
- a CDS encoding AzlD domain-containing protein, whose amino-acid sequence MSQDDWDLLYQLTAIVGLTVITVVTRAFFMIPKNELPLPDWLKRGLKYAPLAALMAVIAPELLMVKGELTDTLLDARIPAVICATIYYFKKRGILGTIVVGMAVYLPLHIALGW is encoded by the coding sequence ATGAGCCAGGACGACTGGGATCTGCTCTACCAGCTCACCGCCATCGTGGGCCTGACCGTCATCACCGTGGTCACCCGCGCGTTCTTCATGATCCCGAAGAACGAACTGCCCTTGCCCGACTGGCTCAAGCGCGGCCTCAAATACGCGCCGCTGGCCGCGTTGATGGCCGTCATTGCCCCCGAGCTGTTGATGGTCAAGGGCGAGCTGACCGACACCTTGCTCGATGCCCGCATTCCGGCGGTGATCTGCGCGACCATCTATTACTTCAAAAAGCGCGGCATCCTGGGCACGATTGTGGTGGGCATGGCGGTCTACCTGCCGCTGCATATCGCCCTGGGCTGGTAA